A region of the Fibrobacter sp. UWEL genome:
TAGGAAGCCTGGCTGATACCCACTGCCTGTGCAGCGATACCGAGACGAGCGCCATTCATGAGGGCCATCACGTACTTGATGAGACCGAACTTGCGACGGCCGCAGAGTTCTGCCTTAGCGTTCTTGTAAACCAGTTCGCAGGTCGGAGAACCGTGGATACCCATCTTGTTTTCGATACGACGAACATCGACGCCACCGTCGCGCTTGTCGTAGATGAACATGGAAAGACCGCGGCCATCCTTGGTGCCTTCTTCAGAGCGGGCAAGAACCAGGTGAATGTCGGAGTCACCGTTGGTGATGAAGCGCTTCACGCCGTTCAGGTACCAGCACTTGTCTGCTTCGCTGTAGGTTGCCTTCAGCATCACGCGCTGCAAGTCAGAACCTGCATCCGGTTCGGTCAAGTCCATGGACATGGTTTCGCCTGCGCAAATGCGGGGGACGAAACGAGAACGCTGGTCTTCGTCACCGAATTCGTACAGAGTTTCGATACAGTCCTGAAGGGACCAGATGTTTTCGAAACCTGCGTCGCCGGCGGCGATCATTTCGTTAATGGCGGTGTATGCAGTAACGGGGAAGTTCAAGCCACCGAAACGACGGGGCATGGTAACGCCGCAAAGGCCTGCCTTTACGGTTGCTTCCAGGTTTTCGTAAGTCTTGCTTGCGTAGCGGACGCGTCCGTTTTCGCAATGAGGACCTTCTGCATCAACTGCTTCTGCGTTGGGAGCGATCACGTTAGAAACGATGTCGCCAGCCAGTTCGCAAACCTTGTTGTAGTTGTCGATTGCGTCGGCGTAGTCGGCCGGAGCGTAATCGGACTTTTCTTCATTAGCAAAGCCATTTTCCCTGAGTTCCACAATGCGGTTCATCAAGGGGCTGCTTTCGAGATTGAACTTAATCTCCGGATGGTCAGTATAAAAATTTGCCATAGAGCTAAACCTACTTGTTGTTTGCCTTGTAGTACTTGATTAACTTGGGAACCACTTCTTCAACGTTGCCGTTGATGACGTAGTCAGCAATTGCATTGATGGGAGCGTCCGGGTCATTGTTCACGGAGATGATAATGCCGGAGTCCTGCATACCAGCGATGTGCTGGATCTGGCCGGAAATACCGCAAGCGATATAAACCTTCGGGCGGACAGTGAGGCCGGTCTGACCGATCTGACGATCGTGGTCAACGAAGCCAGCGTCAATAGCAGCGCGGCTTGCACCCACTTCACCGTGGAGTTCCTTAGCCAGTTCAAACAACAGGTCGAAGTTTTCCTTGGAGCCCATGCCGTAACCACCGGCAACAACGATGGGAGCTCCCTTCAGGTTGTTCTTGGCGGCTTCAACGTGGCGTTCCAGAACCTTTACCACGTATTCTGCTTCGGGGACGTACTTGGCGACGTCGTGCTTGACAACTTCACCCTTGTAGTTAGCGTCCTTGATTTCCTTCTTCATCACACCTTCGCGGACGGTAGCCATCTGCGGGCGGTGTTCCGGGTTCACGATGGTAGCAACGATGTTACCGCCGAAAGCCGGACGAATCTGGCAAAGCTGATTTTCGTAGAACTTCTTGACGCCACCGATGCTCATTTCGAAGCTGTCGATTTCGAGTTCGGTACAGTCTGCAGTCAGACCACTGTGGGTAGCAGCAGAAATGCGGGGGCCAAGGTCACGACCAATCACGGTTGCACCCATGAGGCAGATCTGGGGCTGTTCTTCCTTGAACAGGTTGATCACGAGAGATGCATGGGGATTGGTGGTGTAGGGGAACAGGCCTTCAGCGTCGAACACATGAACCTTGTCCACACCGTAGGGGAAAACCTGCTTTTCAATGCCGTCGATACCAGAGGCTGCGCAAATGCATTCCAGCTGAACACCCAGGGTGTCGGCCAGCTTACGGCCCTTGGAGAGCAATTCGAGGGAAACGTCCTTAACGGTAGTCCCTTCAATTTCGCAATATACAAATACGTTATTCATAGGTTAACCGATAATCTTTCCTTCTAAGAGTTCCTTGATCAGGCCTTCCACATCTTCATCGCTAGCGGTGAGAGTGCGGCTTTCCTTAGCCTTGAACACAATGTTCTTGACGGCCTTAACGTTGGTCGGAGAACCGGCCTTACCGATCTGTGCAGGATCTGC
Encoded here:
- a CDS encoding acyl-CoA dehydrogenase family protein, which produces MANFYTDHPEIKFNLESSPLMNRIVELRENGFANEEKSDYAPADYADAIDNYNKVCELAGDIVSNVIAPNAEAVDAEGPHCENGRVRYASKTYENLEATVKAGLCGVTMPRRFGGLNFPVTAYTAINEMIAAGDAGFENIWSLQDCIETLYEFGDEDQRSRFVPRICAGETMSMDLTEPDAGSDLQRVMLKATYSEADKCWYLNGVKRFITNGDSDIHLVLARSEEGTKDGRGLSMFIYDKRDGGVDVRRIENKMGIHGSPTCELVYKNAKAELCGRRKFGLIKYVMALMNGARLGIAAQAVGISQAS
- a CDS encoding electron transfer flavoprotein subunit alpha/FixB family protein; protein product: MNNVFVYCEIEGTTVKDVSLELLSKGRKLADTLGVQLECICAASGIDGIEKQVFPYGVDKVHVFDAEGLFPYTTNPHASLVINLFKEEQPQICLMGATVIGRDLGPRISAATHSGLTADCTELEIDSFEMSIGGVKKFYENQLCQIRPAFGGNIVATIVNPEHRPQMATVREGVMKKEIKDANYKGEVVKHDVAKYVPEAEYVVKVLERHVEAAKNNLKGAPIVVAGGYGMGSKENFDLLFELAKELHGEVGASRAAIDAGFVDHDRQIGQTGLTVRPKVYIACGISGQIQHIAGMQDSGIIISVNNDPDAPINAIADYVINGNVEEVVPKLIKYYKANNK